A window of Pseudomonas monteilii contains these coding sequences:
- a CDS encoding hydrolase Nlp/P60: MRKHILAAVQAHAAESYPREACGLLLAIGRRQVYVPCENTAREPAEEFRITPEAYADAEAQGEVIGIVHSHPDATSRPSPRDLAMCEATGVPWHILSWPENDLRTLVPTGHTPLLGRPFVHGAWDCWQVCADWYAREWGLAFPAYGREDGWWERAEGPSLYEEAYAAAGFEPVSQLQRGDLVVMAVGRTAHPNHAGIYLGDTPQLPGEPTDVHGPGPFLLHHLYGRPSEIIVFGGPWRDRTRLILRHRDAPKAIRPLDPATP; this comes from the coding sequence ATGCGCAAACACATACTGGCTGCCGTGCAGGCGCATGCTGCCGAGAGCTACCCCCGCGAAGCCTGCGGGCTGTTGCTGGCGATCGGTCGCCGTCAGGTCTATGTGCCCTGCGAAAACACCGCCCGCGAGCCGGCCGAGGAGTTTCGCATCACGCCCGAAGCCTATGCCGACGCCGAAGCGCAGGGCGAGGTGATCGGCATCGTCCACTCGCACCCCGATGCCACCAGCCGACCGTCGCCCCGCGACCTGGCCATGTGCGAAGCCACCGGGGTGCCCTGGCACATCCTGTCCTGGCCGGAGAACGACCTGCGCACACTGGTTCCTACCGGGCACACGCCGCTGCTCGGACGACCCTTCGTGCATGGCGCCTGGGATTGCTGGCAGGTGTGCGCCGACTGGTATGCACGCGAGTGGGGCCTGGCGTTCCCTGCCTATGGCCGTGAGGACGGCTGGTGGGAGCGCGCCGAGGGGCCCAGCCTGTACGAAGAAGCCTACGCCGCGGCAGGTTTCGAACCGGTCAGCCAGCTCCAGCGCGGCGACCTGGTGGTGATGGCCGTGGGGCGTACCGCGCACCCCAACCATGCCGGCATCTACCTGGGCGACACCCCGCAACTGCCGGGCGAGCCCACCGACGTGCATGGGCCAGGGCCTTTCCTGCTGCACCACCTGTATGGCCGGCCCTCGGAGATCATCGTGTTCGGTGGGCCCTGGCGGGACCGTACCCGGTTGATCCTGCGTCACCGCGATGCGCCCAAGGCCATACGACCACTCGACCCCGCCACCCCCTGA
- a CDS encoding phage tail protein, which translates to MSTLLAGDPMTVIKLSGPLARRFGRIHRRCLDVRSFKDACRALGATLPGFDEEIRRLDRLGMRFAIFRNGRNIGQDEFERGGAREVRIVPIAEGSKRSGSFQTVLGAVLIAVGFVLSFTPLAAASPFFYKVGASFMISGALQMLSPQAKGLMQSGAPENLPSYAFGGARNTTASGNPVPLCIGRRRWGGAVISASIEAQDTH; encoded by the coding sequence ATGTCAACCCTGCTTGCCGGTGACCCGATGACGGTCATCAAACTGTCCGGACCATTGGCGCGACGTTTTGGGCGGATTCATCGTCGGTGCCTGGACGTCAGAAGCTTCAAGGACGCCTGCCGCGCACTGGGCGCGACGCTGCCCGGTTTCGACGAGGAAATCCGCCGCCTAGACCGCCTCGGCATGCGCTTCGCGATCTTCCGCAATGGCCGCAACATCGGCCAGGACGAATTCGAGCGAGGCGGCGCCCGCGAGGTCCGCATCGTCCCGATCGCCGAAGGCAGCAAGCGCAGCGGTTCCTTCCAGACCGTCCTTGGCGCCGTGCTGATCGCGGTTGGCTTTGTCTTGAGCTTTACCCCGCTGGCCGCCGCTTCGCCCTTTTTCTACAAGGTCGGCGCCAGCTTCATGATCAGCGGCGCCTTGCAGATGTTGAGCCCGCAAGCCAAGGGATTGATGCAGAGCGGCGCGCCAGAAAACCTGCCGTCCTATGCCTTCGGTGGCGCCAGGAACACCACGGCCAGTGGTAACCCCGTGCCCCTGTGCATCGGCCGCCGCCGATGGGGCGGGGCGGTTATCTCGGCGTCCATCGAGGCACAGGACACCCATTGA
- a CDS encoding phage tail protein: MSAIVYTPMTDIRLSGSLARRFGRVHRRQLDSGDTWEVFKALKATLSGFEDEIRRLDRLGMRFAIFRNRKNVTPEVFDRGGTRELRIVPVVGGSKRAGGMQIVVGLVILAAVAFLGPAGGIAGALSAGGAWGTAATIGISMAVGGALQLISPQPQGLSTSAAPENRPSYAFGSARNTTASGNPVALCIGQRRWGGAVISASIEAQDKA; the protein is encoded by the coding sequence ATGAGCGCAATCGTTTATACACCGATGACCGACATCCGGTTGTCCGGGTCATTGGCCCGTAGGTTCGGCCGGGTTCACCGCCGTCAGCTCGACAGCGGCGACACCTGGGAAGTCTTCAAGGCCTTGAAAGCTACGCTGAGCGGCTTCGAAGACGAAATCAGGCGACTGGATCGCCTGGGCATGCGTTTCGCCATCTTCCGTAACCGCAAGAACGTGACACCTGAGGTCTTTGATCGAGGCGGCACACGCGAGTTGCGCATCGTGCCCGTGGTGGGGGGCAGCAAGCGTGCAGGGGGCATGCAGATCGTCGTGGGTCTGGTGATCCTGGCGGCGGTTGCCTTTCTGGGGCCCGCAGGAGGCATAGCGGGGGCACTTTCGGCGGGCGGTGCTTGGGGAACCGCTGCAACGATCGGCATCAGCATGGCCGTGGGCGGCGCGCTGCAATTGATCAGCCCGCAGCCGCAAGGTTTGTCCACGAGCGCTGCGCCGGAAAACAGGCCGTCCTACGCCTTCGGCAGTGCCAGGAACACCACGGCCAGTGGCAACCCGGTAGCGCTGTGCATTGGCCAGCGTCGCTGGGGTGGCGCGGTCATCTCGGCGTCGATCGAGGCGCAGGACAAGGCCTAG
- a CDS encoding structural protein P5, producing MTARGVRNNNPGNIDFNPRNAWVGQLGLEEGVANPRFARFDSPENGIRALGKLLVNYRGKDGLPGVGGPGIDTVLETIARWAPSNENDTQAYAQAVATRLGVPPAAPINIQDPVTLRGMVVGIIVHENGGNPYRPAVIDEGVRRALA from the coding sequence ATGACCGCACGCGGTGTACGCAACAACAACCCCGGCAACATCGATTTCAACCCACGCAACGCCTGGGTCGGCCAGTTGGGCCTGGAGGAAGGCGTGGCCAACCCGCGCTTCGCCCGTTTCGACTCCCCCGAGAACGGCATCCGCGCCCTGGGCAAGCTGCTGGTCAACTACCGCGGCAAGGACGGCCTGCCCGGTGTCGGCGGGCCGGGCATCGACACGGTACTCGAAACCATCGCCCGCTGGGCGCCGAGCAACGAGAACGACACTCAGGCCTACGCTCAGGCCGTCGCCACGCGTCTCGGCGTGCCCCCTGCGGCGCCGATCAACATCCAGGATCCCGTCACCCTGCGCGGCATGGTGGTGGGCATCATCGTCCATGAGAACGGCGGTAACCCGTACCGGCCGGCGGTCATCGACGAAGGCGTAAGACGGGCGCTGGCATGA
- a CDS encoding ATPase, whose protein sequence is MIHRLSLGSRLAVLFAACTALVSLTAGVLFSRASEQHFIELDQQWLSPRLTAIITRLANVQRPEDLADYLPALRQDLGHPAELALRIQASDGTPWFDSRPDLPATPADAGLTTLHADGIDYRSLAAPLRPVDAGSPRVALLLDITHHQHFLQHMQRLIWLTVGLSALATALLGAWAVRRGLRPLRQIGRIAAGVSAHSLTTRLPVAHMPEELARLAEAVNAMLERLEDAFERLSGFSADIAHELRTPLSNLLTHTQVTLSRPRSLETYREALHGNLEELQWMAQLVNDLLYLAKSDHGLLLPQRQPLALHEELDALLEFYAPLAEERGVELRRVGRGDMAGDRHMLRRAFSNVLDNALRFTPAQGQIVVTVDSLDGLSRVRIANIGPAIPADRLPRVFDRFYRVDPARREGQQEHAGLGLAITRSIVQAHGGCIRVHCEAGWTTFVFEWPQA, encoded by the coding sequence TTGATCCATCGACTGTCCCTCGGCAGCCGCCTGGCCGTGCTGTTCGCCGCCTGTACCGCGCTGGTGTCGCTGACGGCCGGCGTGCTGTTCAGCCGGGCCAGCGAACAGCACTTCATCGAGCTGGACCAGCAGTGGCTGTCCCCTCGCCTCACGGCGATCATCACCCGCCTGGCGAACGTGCAACGGCCCGAAGACCTTGCCGACTACCTGCCGGCGCTGCGCCAGGACCTGGGGCATCCGGCGGAACTGGCCCTGCGCATCCAGGCCAGCGATGGCACACCGTGGTTCGACAGCCGCCCTGACCTGCCCGCCACGCCAGCAGACGCGGGCCTGACGACCCTGCATGCCGACGGTATCGACTACCGCAGCCTCGCCGCGCCCTTGCGTCCTGTCGACGCGGGGTCGCCCCGGGTGGCCCTGTTGCTGGACATCACGCACCACCAGCACTTTCTGCAGCACATGCAGCGCCTGATCTGGCTCACGGTCGGGCTGTCCGCGCTGGCCACGGCATTGCTGGGCGCCTGGGCCGTGCGCCGGGGGTTGCGACCCCTGCGCCAGATCGGGCGGATCGCCGCGGGGGTCTCGGCCCACTCGCTGACCACACGCCTGCCGGTGGCGCACATGCCCGAGGAGCTGGCTCGCCTGGCCGAGGCGGTGAACGCCATGCTGGAGCGCCTGGAAGACGCGTTCGAGCGCCTGTCCGGGTTCTCCGCCGACATCGCCCACGAACTGCGCACCCCCCTGTCGAACCTGCTGACCCACACCCAGGTCACGCTGTCACGGCCACGGTCCCTGGAAACCTACCGCGAGGCGCTGCACGGCAACCTGGAAGAGCTGCAATGGATGGCGCAACTGGTCAACGACCTGCTGTACCTGGCCAAGTCGGACCATGGCCTGCTGCTGCCCCAGCGTCAGCCACTGGCGCTGCACGAGGAGCTGGATGCGCTGCTGGAGTTCTACGCCCCCCTGGCCGAGGAGCGCGGGGTCGAGCTGCGACGGGTCGGCCGCGGCGACATGGCGGGCGATCGGCACATGCTGCGCCGGGCATTCTCCAACGTGCTCGACAATGCCCTGCGCTTCACGCCTGCCCAAGGGCAGATCGTGGTGACGGTGGACAGCCTCGACGGCCTGTCACGCGTACGCATCGCCAACATCGGCCCGGCGATCCCGGCCGATCGGCTGCCGCGTGTGTTCGATCGCTTCTACCGCGTCGATCCGGCGCGCCGGGAGGGCCAGCAGGAGCACGCCGGACTGGGCCTGGCCATCACCCGTTCCATCGTCCAGGCCCATGGCGGATGCATCCGGGTGCACTGCGAGGCCGGCTGGACCACGTTCGTCTTCGAGTGGCCGCAGGCCTGA
- a CDS encoding two-component system response regulator (response regulator in two-component regulatory system with CusS; regulates the copper efflux system): protein MRLLVVEDQAKTGHYLRQGLSEAGFVTDLAEDGDTGLHLALTGEHDLLILDVMLPGRDGWQILQAVRAAGLETPVLFLTARDAVQDRVHGLELGADDYLVKPFAFAELLARVRTLLRRGSAPTQEPFLGLADLRLDLIRRRVERGGLRIELTAKEFALLELLLRRHGEVLPKSLIASLVWDMNFDSDTNLVEVAIRRLRAKVDDPHAHKLIHTVRGMGYVLEARAS from the coding sequence ATGAGACTGCTAGTCGTCGAAGACCAGGCCAAGACCGGCCACTACCTGCGCCAGGGCCTGAGCGAAGCGGGCTTCGTCACCGACCTGGCAGAGGACGGCGACACCGGCCTGCACCTGGCCTTGACCGGCGAACACGACCTGTTGATCCTCGACGTGATGCTGCCGGGGCGTGACGGCTGGCAAATCCTCCAGGCCGTGCGCGCCGCCGGGCTGGAAACGCCCGTGCTGTTCCTGACCGCCCGTGATGCGGTGCAGGACCGCGTGCACGGGCTGGAGCTGGGCGCCGACGACTACCTGGTCAAGCCGTTCGCCTTCGCCGAACTGCTGGCGCGGGTGCGCACCCTGCTCAGGCGCGGCAGCGCGCCGACCCAGGAACCCTTCCTGGGCCTGGCCGACCTGCGCCTGGACCTGATCCGCCGCCGTGTCGAGCGCGGAGGCCTGCGGATCGAGCTGACCGCCAAGGAATTCGCGCTGCTCGAACTGCTGCTGCGTCGTCACGGCGAGGTACTGCCCAAGTCGCTGATCGCCTCGCTGGTCTGGGACATGAACTTCGACAGCGACACCAATCTGGTGGAAGTGGCGATCCGGCGTCTGCGTGCCAAGGTCGACGATCCGCACGCGCACAAGTTGATCCACACCGTGCGCGGCATGGGCTACGTGCTGGAGGCGCGCGCGTCTTGA
- a CDS encoding copper-binding protein has product MKSTLLACALTLTCTAAIADPAHTYAFGEPGDPAKADRTVEVLLKDIAFEPDRLQVKAGETVRFVLVNQGQLPHEFNLGDKAMHVEHQKQMLAMAGHVHGGTAHDHDTANTVLVMPGKRAELTWTFRGSAPIEFACNVPGHYQAGMVGPVTIE; this is encoded by the coding sequence ATGAAGTCCACGCTACTGGCCTGTGCGCTGACCCTGACCTGCACGGCGGCCATCGCCGACCCGGCGCACACCTACGCATTCGGCGAACCGGGCGACCCGGCCAAGGCCGACCGTACGGTCGAGGTGCTGCTCAAGGACATCGCGTTCGAGCCCGATCGGTTGCAGGTCAAGGCCGGCGAGACGGTCCGCTTCGTGCTGGTCAACCAAGGACAACTGCCCCATGAGTTCAATCTGGGCGACAAGGCTATGCATGTCGAGCACCAGAAGCAGATGCTGGCAATGGCAGGCCATGTGCACGGCGGCACGGCGCACGATCACGACACCGCCAACACGGTGCTGGTCATGCCGGGCAAGCGCGCCGAGCTGACCTGGACGTTCCGTGGCTCGGCCCCGATCGAGTTCGCCTGCAACGTGCCTGGGCACTACCAGGCGGGCATGGTGGGGCCCGTGACCATCGAGTGA
- a CDS encoding preQ(1) synthase — protein MHPAAEHSPLGKASEYISTYTPSLLFPIPREAKWSELGVTAQTLPWQGVDYWNCFELSWLLPSGKPVVAIGEFAVPADSPNIIESKSFKLYLNSLNQTAFATTAAVQACLEQDLSDVAGKPVQVRIRSLADVEAQGLVALPGQCIDELDLEVSDYSEPRPSLLRCEPGAAVEEVLHSHLLKSNCPVTHQPDWGSVVVQYRAERRLDPASLLAYLVSFRQHSDFHEQCVERIFLDLQRLLAPASLTVYARYVRRGGLDINPYRSTEALTVDNGRLARQ, from the coding sequence ATGCATCCCGCTGCCGAACATTCCCCGCTAGGCAAAGCCAGCGAGTACATCTCGACGTACACCCCGTCGCTGCTGTTCCCGATTCCCCGTGAGGCCAAGTGGTCCGAACTGGGCGTCACCGCGCAGACCCTGCCGTGGCAGGGCGTCGACTACTGGAACTGCTTCGAGCTGTCCTGGCTGCTGCCGTCCGGCAAGCCGGTGGTGGCCATCGGCGAGTTCGCCGTTCCGGCCGACTCGCCGAACATCATCGAGTCCAAGTCCTTCAAGCTGTACCTGAATTCGCTGAACCAGACGGCCTTCGCCACCACGGCCGCCGTCCAGGCCTGCCTCGAACAGGACCTGTCCGACGTGGCCGGCAAGCCGGTGCAGGTACGCATTCGCAGCCTGGCGGACGTGGAGGCGCAGGGCTTGGTCGCGCTGCCGGGGCAGTGCATCGATGAGCTGGACCTGGAGGTCAGCGACTACAGCGAGCCACGGCCTTCGCTATTGCGCTGCGAACCGGGCGCCGCCGTGGAGGAGGTGCTGCACAGCCACCTGCTCAAGTCCAACTGTCCCGTGACCCATCAGCCGGACTGGGGCAGTGTGGTGGTGCAGTACCGCGCCGAGCGTCGCCTGGACCCGGCCAGTCTGCTGGCCTACCTGGTGAGCTTCCGTCAGCACTCGGATTTCCATGAGCAGTGCGTCGAGCGCATCTTCCTGGACCTTCAGCGTCTGCTCGCGCCGGCGTCGCTGACGGTCTATGCGCGCTATGTGCGCCGGGGCGGGCTGGACATCAACCCCTACCGCAGCACTGAAGCCCTGACGGTCGACAACGGGCGACTGGCCAGGCAGTGA
- a CDS encoding chromosome partitioning protein ParA, producing the protein MPARELQEQLDSLREQLKTNAPLSFEERDNLHQLMEQIEAQLALETETQAQDSNIADGVNLAVERFEAAHPDLTATLRNIATHLHSMGI; encoded by the coding sequence ATGCCCGCCCGCGAACTGCAAGAGCAACTCGATAGCCTGCGCGAGCAGTTGAAGACCAATGCGCCTCTGTCGTTCGAAGAACGCGACAATCTGCACCAGCTGATGGAGCAGATCGAGGCCCAGCTCGCGCTTGAGACGGAGACCCAGGCCCAGGACTCGAACATCGCCGACGGGGTCAACCTGGCGGTGGAACGGTTCGAAGCCGCTCACCCGGACCTGACCGCCACGCTGCGCAACATTGCGACCCACCTGCACAGCATGGGCATCTGA
- a CDS encoding molybdenum cofactor biosynthesis protein — MKAKADTPFVPLNIAVLTVSDTRTFETDTSGQLYVDRLKAAGHALAERVLLKDDLYKIRAQVAQWIADDVVQVVLITGGTGFTGRDSTPEAVTCLLDKQVEGFGELFRQISIADIGTSTVQSRALAGLANGTLVCCLPGSTNAVRTGWDGILGEQLDARHRPCNFVPHLKKAAPCESRG, encoded by the coding sequence ATGAAAGCCAAGGCCGATACGCCCTTCGTTCCGCTCAATATCGCCGTGCTGACGGTGAGCGACACGCGCACGTTCGAGACCGATACCTCTGGCCAACTGTACGTGGACCGGCTCAAGGCGGCGGGCCATGCGCTGGCCGAGCGCGTCCTGCTGAAGGACGATCTGTACAAGATCCGCGCCCAGGTGGCGCAGTGGATCGCCGATGACGTGGTCCAGGTCGTGCTGATCACCGGCGGTACCGGCTTCACCGGCCGCGACAGCACGCCTGAAGCCGTCACCTGCCTGCTCGACAAACAGGTCGAAGGCTTTGGCGAACTGTTCCGGCAGATCTCGATCGCCGACATCGGCACCTCCACCGTTCAGTCCCGCGCCCTGGCCGGGCTGGCCAACGGCACCTTGGTGTGCTGCCTGCCCGGCTCGACCAACGCCGTGCGCACCGGCTGGGACGGTATCCTCGGCGAGCAGCTCGATGCCCGTCATCGCCCCTGCAACTTCGTGCCGCACCTGAAAAAGGCCGCGCCGTGTGAAAGCCGTGGCTGA
- a CDS encoding molybdenum cofactor biosynthesis protein MoaA, with the protein MKAVAEATQGRALMPVEEALQRLLTFAVAAPIRETESLALAHCDGRVLAQPLVASLDLPPWPNSAMDGYALRCADASGEPLPVSQRIFAGQAPAPLQPGTCARIFTGAPVPEGADCVEMQENVEVLDDGRVRFARSLTAGQNIRPQGQETRAGEEVLATGTRLGPIELALAATLGVPTLSVVRRPRVAVLSTGDELVEPGEPLGPGQIFNSNRQLLISWLERLGCEPVDVGILADDLAQTRACLAGLRGIDLILSTGGVSVGEADYLGIALREAGELDLWKLAIKPGKPLTFGHWQGVPVLGLPGNPASTLVTFGLLARPYLLRRQGVDDVTPLGVDVPAGFDWPRAGTRREYLRARLESGQACLYPNQSSGVLRSAAWAEGLVEVPEGQTLQVGDPVRFIPLSELLG; encoded by the coding sequence GTGAAAGCCGTGGCTGAGGCGACCCAGGGCCGGGCCCTGATGCCGGTGGAGGAAGCGCTCCAGCGCCTGTTGACGTTCGCGGTCGCCGCGCCGATCCGTGAAACCGAATCCCTTGCGCTGGCGCATTGCGATGGGCGCGTCCTGGCGCAGCCGTTGGTGGCGAGTCTGGACCTGCCGCCCTGGCCGAACAGTGCCATGGACGGTTACGCCCTGCGTTGCGCAGACGCCTCTGGCGAGCCCTTGCCGGTCAGCCAACGCATCTTCGCAGGCCAGGCACCGGCGCCTTTGCAGCCCGGCACCTGTGCACGCATCTTCACGGGCGCGCCGGTACCTGAAGGGGCCGATTGCGTCGAGATGCAGGAAAACGTCGAGGTACTGGACGACGGGCGCGTACGGTTTGCCCGGTCGCTCACCGCTGGCCAGAACATTCGCCCGCAAGGCCAGGAGACGCGCGCCGGGGAAGAAGTGCTGGCTACCGGGACACGCCTGGGGCCCATCGAACTGGCCCTGGCCGCGACCCTGGGCGTGCCGACGTTGTCCGTGGTGCGTCGCCCGCGGGTCGCGGTGCTGTCGACCGGCGATGAGCTGGTCGAGCCCGGCGAACCGCTGGGGCCGGGGCAGATCTTCAACAGCAACCGGCAACTGCTGATCAGCTGGCTGGAGCGCCTGGGCTGCGAACCGGTGGATGTCGGCATCCTTGCCGACGACCTGGCGCAGACCCGCGCCTGCCTGGCCGGCCTTCGGGGCATCGACCTGATCCTGTCCACGGGCGGGGTGTCGGTCGGCGAGGCGGACTACCTGGGCATCGCCTTGCGCGAGGCCGGCGAACTGGACCTGTGGAAGCTGGCGATCAAGCCCGGCAAGCCGCTGACCTTCGGCCACTGGCAGGGCGTACCGGTACTGGGCCTGCCCGGTAATCCGGCCTCCACGCTGGTGACCTTCGGCCTGCTGGCGCGGCCCTACCTGCTGCGTCGCCAGGGCGTCGACGATGTCACGCCTCTGGGGGTCGACGTACCGGCCGGTTTCGACTGGCCGCGTGCCGGTACGCGCCGCGAGTACCTGCGTGCACGGCTGGAGAGCGGGCAGGCCTGCCTGTACCCCAACCAGAGTTCGGGCGTGCTGCGCAGCGCTGCCTGGGCCGAGGGCCTGGTAGAGGTGCCCGAGGGGCAGACCCTGCAGGTCGGTGACCCGGTGCGTTTCATCCCGCTGAGCGAGTTGCTGGGCTGA
- a CDS encoding lipid kinase YegS produces MNVRKAMLVLHGKQATNDAVREAVKQMRERGWTLDVRLTWEGGDAERLVQEALAAGYPHIVAGGGDGTLRDVAQAMAGASASLALLPLGTANDFAHAAGVPLEPEDALLLLEQPARTVDLGAAGERIFLNMATGGFGSTVTANTSEDLKKVLGAAAYMLTGLSRFSELQSASVELTGPEFHWQGQLLALGIGNGRQAGGGHELCPEAVIDDGLLDISILPAPQEVVGALRELLSGEGLYVRARLPWVEIRSSQGVDINLDGEPLQADALRFEARPGALRLHLPPGSALLGQAQLTGPV; encoded by the coding sequence ATGAACGTTCGAAAGGCCATGTTGGTGCTGCACGGTAAGCAGGCAACGAATGACGCGGTTCGCGAGGCGGTCAAGCAGATGCGCGAGCGCGGCTGGACGCTCGATGTGCGGCTGACCTGGGAAGGCGGCGACGCCGAGCGTCTGGTCCAAGAGGCCTTGGCGGCGGGCTACCCGCACATCGTCGCCGGCGGGGGCGATGGGACCTTGCGCGACGTGGCCCAGGCCATGGCCGGCGCCTCGGCCAGCCTGGCGCTGTTGCCACTGGGCACGGCCAACGACTTCGCCCACGCTGCCGGCGTCCCCCTGGAGCCCGAGGACGCCTTGCTGCTGTTGGAGCAGCCTGCCAGGACGGTCGACCTGGGCGCGGCGGGGGAGCGGATCTTCCTCAACATGGCGACCGGGGGCTTCGGCAGTACCGTGACGGCCAACACGTCCGAAGACCTGAAGAAGGTCCTGGGCGCCGCCGCCTACATGCTGACCGGCCTGAGCCGCTTCAGCGAGTTGCAGTCGGCCTCGGTCGAGCTGACCGGGCCAGAGTTTCACTGGCAAGGGCAGCTGCTGGCCCTGGGCATCGGCAACGGGCGTCAGGCCGGTGGTGGGCACGAACTCTGTCCGGAAGCGGTGATCGACGACGGCCTGCTGGACATCAGCATCCTGCCGGCGCCCCAGGAAGTGGTCGGCGCCTTGCGCGAGCTGCTGTCGGGCGAGGGGCTGTATGTGCGTGCGCGGCTGCCCTGGGTGGAGATTCGCAGTTCGCAAGGTGTCGACATCAACCTGGACGGCGAACCCTTGCAAGCCGATGCCCTGCGCTTCGAAGCACGCCCGGGGGCGCTGCGCCTGCACCTGCCGCCTGGCTCGGCGTTGCTGGGGCAGGCGCAGCTCACCGGCCCCGTCTGA
- a CDS encoding chemotaxis protein CheW, with amino-acid sequence MAGILDTVDQRTQLVGENRLEILMFRLAGRQLFAINVFKVQEVLQLPKLTLMPQRHAFVCGVVNLRGQTLPVIDLSQAIGMRPLQPGPDSTIIVTEYNRSVQAFLVGGVDRIVNMNWESIMPPPASAGRQHYLTAITKVDDKLVEVIDVEKVLAEIVPYNVKVSQARLEDPILARARGREVLLVDDSSVALAQLRDTLSQLGVKLHMASDGLKALRLLKGWADAGENVCDKLLMVFTDAEMPEMDGYRLTTEIRGDARLRNLYVVLHTSLSGSFNESMVKKVGCDNFLSKFQPDRLVDVVRECLLRDQAPA; translated from the coding sequence ATGGCCGGCATTCTCGACACGGTCGATCAACGCACACAACTGGTCGGCGAAAACCGTCTGGAAATTCTCATGTTCCGCCTGGCCGGGCGGCAGCTTTTCGCCATCAACGTGTTCAAGGTCCAGGAAGTCCTGCAACTGCCCAAGCTGACGCTGATGCCCCAGCGCCACGCGTTCGTCTGTGGCGTGGTCAACCTGCGCGGCCAGACGCTGCCGGTGATCGACCTGTCCCAGGCCATCGGCATGCGCCCGCTGCAACCGGGTCCTGACAGCACCATCATCGTCACCGAGTACAACCGTTCGGTGCAGGCGTTCCTGGTCGGTGGCGTGGACCGCATCGTCAACATGAACTGGGAGTCGATCATGCCACCCCCGGCCAGCGCCGGGCGGCAGCACTACCTGACCGCCATCACCAAGGTCGATGATAAGCTGGTCGAAGTAATCGATGTCGAGAAGGTGCTGGCCGAGATCGTTCCCTACAACGTCAAGGTATCCCAGGCCCGGCTCGAAGACCCGATCCTGGCGCGGGCCCGTGGGCGCGAGGTGCTGCTGGTGGATGACTCCAGCGTGGCCCTGGCGCAGTTGCGCGATACGCTGTCGCAACTGGGGGTCAAGCTGCACATGGCCAGCGACGGACTCAAGGCGCTGCGCCTGCTCAAGGGCTGGGCCGATGCCGGCGAGAACGTTTGCGACAAGCTGCTGATGGTGTTCACCGATGCCGAGATGCCCGAGATGGACGGCTACCGCCTGACCACCGAGATTCGTGGCGATGCACGCCTGCGTAACCTGTACGTAGTACTGCACACCTCGCTGTCGGGCAGCTTCAACGAATCGATGGTGAAGAAGGTGGGGTGCGACAATTTCCTCTCGAAATTCCAGCCCGACCGTCTGGTGGACGTGGTGCGCGAGTGCCTGCTGCGCGACCAGGCCCCTGCCTGA